A region from the Vicia villosa cultivar HV-30 ecotype Madison, WI linkage group LG3, Vvil1.0, whole genome shotgun sequence genome encodes:
- the LOC131655035 gene encoding endochitinase A2-like encodes MKRLAINQLSALVVVILVVIGSSRWCLADKAQCGTQAGGALCPNQLCCSAWGFCGSTPIYCGDGCQSQCPGTSPSPPPLPPSPPPPSPSPPPPPPRPPLPEEYLISRKDFNEMLKNRDDNRCEGRGFYTYEAFIEAAISFPKFGNEGYREDSKKREIAAFFGQTSFETIADVDLDDETYPVEWGYCFVRQKNPSKNYCESSSEFPCASGKDYYGRGPFQIRGNEIYGKCGKEIGVDLLNNPDLVASEAVISFKTAIWFWMTPPLPLYGQYLPSSHDVMAIIWTPSSLDLSLGRFPGYGMTTFVVTHAQQSYDECGLGYITVPEYCRILFFGRYCDILGVDYGVSHGDEVSCMTSKTQSLIGST; translated from the coding sequence ATGAAGAGATTGGCAATCAATCAATTGTCAGCATTAGTAGTAGTGATACTAGTTGTGATAGGATCATCAAGATGGTGCTTAGCGGATAAAGCGCAATGCGGAACACAAGCTGGTGGTGCATTGTGTCCTAATCAGTTATGTTGCAGTGCATGGGGTTTTTGTGGATCAACCCCAATCTACTGCGGCGATGGTTGCCAGAGTCAATGTCCCGGAACCAGCCCTTCTCCACCTCCTCTACCTCCATCTCCTCCTCCACCTTCTCCTTCTCCTCCACCACCTCCTCCTCGTCCTCCTCTTCCAGAAGAGTATCTCATCTCTAGAAAAGATTTCAACGAGATGCTCAAGAATCGAGACGATAATAGATGTGAAGGAAGAGGATTTTACACATATGAAGCTTTTATTGAAGCTGCCATCTCTTTCCCCAAGTTCGGCAATGAAGGATATAGGGAAGATAGTAAAAAAAGAGAGATTGCTGCTTTCTTTGGTCAAACTTCATTTGAAACAATTGCTGATGTTGATCTAGACGACGAGACATACCCAGTCGAATGGGGATATTGTTTTGTGAGGCAAAAGAATCCCAGCAAGAACTATTGTGAATCAAGCTCTGAATTCCCATGTGCTTCTGGAAAGGACTACTACGGTAGAGGTCCTTTCCAGATACGTGGGAATGAAATATACGGAAAGTGTGGAAAAGAAATCGGTGTTGATTTGCTGAATAATCCAGATCTTGTAGCCAGTGAGGCTGTTATATCATTCAAGACCGCTATATGGTTTTGGATGACACCTCCTCTGCCATTGTATGGCCAATATTTACCATCTAGCCACGATGTTATGGCCATTATATGGACCCCTTCTAGTCTTGATCTTTCGCTAGGGAGGTTTCCAGGATATGGGATGACGACGTTTGTGGTGACTCATGCCCAACAAAGTTATGACGAATGCGGACTTGGGTACATCACTGTACCTGAGTATTGTCGGATTCTATTTTTTGGAAGATATTGTGACATACTTGGAGTTGATTATGGAGTTAGTCATGGAGATGAAGTTTCATGTATGACTTCCAAAACACAATCCCTCATTGGCTCCACCTAG